CCAGATTTTTGGAGCAACTTGAGCAAACATAAAATCTTGCCAATTGTTTGCACAGCCCCAACATGTGCAGCTGGGACCTTATAGTGACCCGTTGGGGTAAAGAGTCAGGATTTTACACATTTACTGCCCTTTTATAGGTTTATACGTGATGTGAAAATATGGGGGTTTGGTTTTGTGTCCGCCCTGCAAGCTTCATATTTTGTATTGTTGAGCAATGTAGTGATGTGAAGTGTCATCTTTCTCGCAGGCTGATCAGTGCACGGGCCTACAAGGTTTCCTcattttccacagttttggaggagGCACAGGCTCAGGCTTTGCCTCTCTCCTCATGGAGAGACTTTCCGTAGATTATGGCAAGAAGTCCAAGCTTGAGTTTGCAATCTATCCAGCACCACAAGTCTCCACAGCGGTGGTGGAGCCATACAACTCCATATTAACCACTCACACAACTCTGGAGCATTCAGATTGTGCTTTTATGGTTGACAACGAGGCCATTTACGATATCTGTCGCCGAAATTTGGACATTGAGCGTCCAACGTACACAAATTTAAACCGTCTCATTGGGCAAATCGTGTCCTCCATCACTGCCTCTCTGAGGTTTGATGGAGCGTTGAATGTGGATCTCACCGAATTTCAGACAAACCTTGTTCCGTATCCGCGCATCCATTTCCCGCTGGTCACATATGCTCCTGTGATCTCCGCAGAGAAGGCCTACCATGAGCAGCTGTCTGTGGCTGAAATAACCAACGCCTGTTTTGAGCCAGCAAACCAGATGGTGAAGTGTGACCCTCGCCACGGCAAATACATGGCGTGCTGCATGTTATACAGGGGAGATGTTGTACCCAAGGATGTCAATGCTGCCATTGCAACCATTAAGACAAAACGCACCATTCAGTTCGTAGACTGGTGCCCGACAGGATTTAAGGTTGGTACTGCAAAAAACAAGATCATACAATAAAGAGGTACTGGTGatttgattttttatatttttttgtattaaaggGCTTGTGAAAGAATGGGTGGGATTTTGGcaggactgcccccccccccccccctccttgcacaacccctttagtcAATATCCATTACATTTTATGAAGAAATGGGGCCTGTAGTCATTTACTCCATTAACCCCCTTCTGTATCGCTTGGTGGGGCATATGGATATCATAGAAGTGAGACCTCTGGCAGCAGAGTAGACCGGAGGGGGCATTCACACAACGTATTTTCAGTTCACATGGGATCCGCATTTTCATCTATTTATTCCAATGGGGCTGCGAACAGCAGACCACGTGTTCACATCCATGTCTGTTCTGCAGcccctgtaaaaataaaataaaaaaaatgtcctattgtcCACCAAAAAGGACAGAAGGTGCTGATCCACAAAACCGATCTGGTGCTGTGAATGCCCCCTTGTGATCAGTGTGATGCCGCGGTACACAGCACCTGCTCTTATTTAGGCCAGAGTCTCTGAACGGCTATTAGAGCGAGTTCTGTAATTTCTCTTACctcaattatataaaaaaaaaaatggaagaaaatgAAAAATGGAATAATCACAGAGTCACATTACCTCACACACAGACCCATCAGTCTagcttaggcctcgttcacatctctgGATTCAGAAGGCTGTTTCAGCACAGAGCCGCCTGCCAGATCCTCAACTTCACCTCCGGATCCCCTTCGACTGCAATGAGGTCTGGTGGTGATCCGACAAAAATACTGAAAACCATTGCCTGCAGCCGTTTATATCCAGCtgaaacctgttttttttttttgccagaaattgGCCAGACCTCATTGCAGCCGATGGGGATCCGGCAGTGAAGTTGAGGATGCACCAGGCTTCTCTGTGCAGAAACAGCCTTCTGGATCCACAAACAGATGTAAACGAGGCCTTAGTGCTTAAGGAACCATTGCTTTGTCTCTGTACAGGTCGGAATCAACTATCAGCCTCCGACAGTGGTGCCCGGAGGAGATCTGGCCAAAGTGCAACGTGCGGTATGCATGCTGAGCAACACTACGGCCATTGCAGAGGCCTGGGCCCGGCTGGATCACAAGTTTGATCTGATGTATGCCAAGCGTGCCTTTGTGCACTGGTATGTTGGAGAGGGCATGGAGGAAGGAGAGTTCTCAGAGGCCCGGGAAGATCTGGCAGCGCTGGAGAAGGATTATGAAGAAGTGGGAATAGattcagtggaggaggaggcggagggcgAGGAATACTGAGCTTCTAGACGGTATCGGCAGATGTTAGAACTGTTAGTCCTGTTACGTTATCATTCACATTTCCAGTTACTTGTTCTTATCCAGTTACATTTTACAGCCATTAAACAGACGTTGTGTTCACTAAATTGATGTCACTTTGCCGTCTGGTTCTACAAAAGATCTTTATTTACACTCATCACACACAGGAACAATCATTCGTCGCTGAGATACTTCCTCTTCTTGGCGGTGTTGGTATATGGATGCCAGCGCCACTCCACCTCTGCTGTGTTCTCATTCTCCATGGTGCCCAGTTTAATCATATACACTGCAAAGATGTACAACCAGTTATAAGTGAGGAGCACCGAAGACGACTTAAAAGACTCTCCTGCACCTGGGCAGCACAGGATGCAGAAGAGGAGGCGCCACATGGGTAAATTACGTGACCACCgacatcttaaagaggacctttcaccaggatacatgtattgaaatagttatattaccttacagtgcggcccccagtgatgtatttccgctttttttttaaaggagccccccccctttcgtccgctgtggtcccgTTTGTTTTGCTAATGAGGCGATTCGGTTCAACTAGGCGGGGACTTGAATTTGTAgtgggcgcggttatcttctccctggctgcgagcgcatccaatcagagcgccccgctcttagccagggagaaggagctgcgATTCTTGTGAGAACttagagctccttctccctggctatgagcggggcgctctgattggatgcgctcgcagccagggagaagataaccgcgcccaggagAAATACAAGTCCCCGCCTAGTTGAACCgaatcgcctcattagcatatgaggcgccaaaacaAACGTGGACCACAGCGAACGAAAGGTGGGGtcctttgaaaaaaaacaaacggaaagacatcactgggggccgcactgtaaggtaatataactatttcaatacatgtatcctggtgaaaggtcctctaagaTGCCGCAGTCTGTTTACATGCGGCACCCAATCACAGGTCAGTGTATGGCATCTTGGACATTTAATCAGAAAGCAAACCCAACCCTTCAACTCAAGCAGATAATGGAGGGAGTCGCCTTCTGACAGGTTTAAAGCTATATTATTTTCAAGGCCTTagtgcagtggtggcgaacctatggcacgggtgccagaggcggcactcagagccctctctgtgggcacccgcgccctgggaaaagtctatggtgtaccaatatgccttagacttttcctgccattcatcagcgcagggcgcaccatgtacagcgcaggcagcgcactgaatgtaggcaggctattatagataaATTACATTGAAgacatactatattggtattcattgccattgcagtgttggcactttgcgataaataagtgggtggtagggttgcagtttgggcactctgtctctaaaaggttcaccatcactgccttaGTGTGTGCAGGGCCAAGGCACTCTCCAGttgtaaactacaactcccaacatgccctgggCTGGGAGTCTGTCTCACTTCTAAGACAGACATGGCTTACAGACCCCTGGTCTATACTGGGAGTGCAGATATTATCCTGGAATAGGATTTTGGCAAAATAATTCATTTTTCTCCATCATCACTCACATTTCATCTCAAACCGGGGCCCAATTTCAGACAACTCGATATTGCGGTGGTCAGTCTTCCTGTAGACGTGGTGCCTGCAGTAACACAGCTCAGTTATAGCACCGGGACAGAAGGGTGTCAGCACGGGCGCAGCCCAGAACACAGGACCTACCTAAAGGAGATGTAGTCATCCTGATTTGCAAAAGTCATCACTCGCTTGCTCTCGTCCTTGGGCACAGGGAACAAATACTTCAGGATATCAGACACCTGGGGGCAGTAAAACAAGTGTATATAAAAAGGCatgacatatacacatatatatatatatatatatatatatagatagcggCCTACAGAGCTGGTCTTACCCGCCGTCCGAGCCTGGAGGTGAAGTTGTGGAAGACGAGGTGTGGGTAAGCCTCGGACATGGTGCCCAGGTCTGGAATATCGTGTCTCATAACCACGTTACAAAGGGTGAAATATGCAGTGGGCCCAAAAGGAAGATGGCTCACGATCAGCCCATCTGAAAGATGGAAACGGCAACATCCTAAATCTGTGATCCAACACCGAGCCTAATACATACAGATTTAGCAGAGCTGAAGATGTTATAGAGCTCAGTGTGGAATCTGATAACTAAAAACAAGCCCCCGTACTGTTTTGTCCCCttaaatgttaaagggaacctgtcaccgggattttgggtatagagctgaggacatgggttgctagatggccactagcacatccgcaatacccagtccccatagctctgtgtgcttttattgtgtaaaaaaaaaacgatttgatacatatgcaaattcacCTGAGATAAATCCTGTCccagactcatctcacgtacaagactcatctcaagttaatttgcatatgtattaaatcggttttattacacaataaaagcacacagagctatggggacctggtattgcggatgtgctagcggccatctagcaacccatgacctcagctctatacccaaaatcccggtgacaggttccctttaagccctcATAGGGTTATGTGAATGGAaataagttatggctattggagcgttgggaggaaaaataaaaaatgcaaataggcccggtctttaaggggttaaagtgagtCAGTCAGCATGACTGAGCATATCATAGGGGTATGCCGGTATTTACAAGTTATCCTCTGGAGATAGGCGAGCGCTCTGATCGTCTCCGGAACTCCCACAGAAATGGAGCAGCCACGCACGTGTGTGACCAGCCACTCCGttcggtaggacccccactgatctaatacttatcccctatcctgtggccgTACAGTTCTCTTCTGCACAGGAACCAGATgctgtactgcgcatgcgccgatcaCCCCAGTTTAGAAGTATTCATATTTCAGTGGGATGCTGGACAGATCCCGATGACCCCCATCATCCCTACTACATGACACATGCCGAGATCCTCCATATATGTGACTGTTATAACCTATGGAAGGCTCCACCAACCTGGCATGCCTCTGTGCTCATGGACGATGACGAAGTCGGTGACGTCGTTGGCTCTGCAAGCCTGGACCA
The Bufo bufo chromosome 8, aBufBuf1.1, whole genome shotgun sequence genome window above contains:
- the LOC120977943 gene encoding tubulin alpha chain, testis-specific yields the protein MRECISVHVGQAGVQIGNACWELYCLEHGIQPDGQMPSDKTIGGGDDSFSTFFSETGAGKHVPRAVFVDLEPTVVDEVRTGTYRQLFHPEQLITGKEDAANNYARGHYTIGKEIVDLVLDRIRKLADQCTGLQGFLIFHSFGGGTGSGFASLLMERLSVDYGKKSKLEFAIYPAPQVSTAVVEPYNSILTTHTTLEHSDCAFMVDNEAIYDICRRNLDIERPTYTNLNRLIGQIVSSITASLRFDGALNVDLTEFQTNLVPYPRIHFPLVTYAPVISAEKAYHEQLSVAEITNACFEPANQMVKCDPRHGKYMACCMLYRGDVVPKDVNAAIATIKTKRTIQFVDWCPTGFKVGINYQPPTVVPGGDLAKVQRAVCMLSNTTAIAEAWARLDHKFDLMYAKRAFVHWYVGEGMEEGEFSEAREDLAALEKDYEEVGIDSVEEEAEGEEY
- the IMP4 gene encoding U3 small nucleolar ribonucleoprotein protein IMP4, producing MLRREARLRREYLYKKAQEAKQHSIEDKKQRLKRALEENRLIPAEIRRDALSLQKQLEFDDEGGEGVSSHVDDEYRWAGVEDPKVMITTSRDPSSRLKMFAKELKLVFPNAQRMNRGKHEMGSLVQACRANDVTDFVIVHEHRGMPDGLIVSHLPFGPTAYFTLCNVVMRHDIPDLGTMSEAYPHLVFHNFTSRLGRRVSDILKYLFPVPKDESKRVMTFANQDDYISFRHHVYRKTDHRNIELSEIGPRFEMKLYMIKLGTMENENTAEVEWRWHPYTNTAKKRKYLSDE